Proteins from a genomic interval of Zingiber officinale cultivar Zhangliang chromosome 1B, Zo_v1.1, whole genome shotgun sequence:
- the LOC122052845 gene encoding protein PAF1 homolog isoform X2, with translation MSSFRPYPPLPPPVGGPPPVPNQNHPFPPTLNPQFQPYPSQPHGGYPASGADASGYGRIPPGSAPHPGFADPFNLPASQQQYPYAPSVPQAPPPPSGAYPPPPPPPQSQPSMYYPSSQYPIQYNPPSQPPPPPPSASPPPPPSVPPPPSPPPPSLSNQVQSAPPAINLHHHIATKVAPPSGRQQKPSLPPKQQKPPPGPSAGRPTFQSGGPNGISGRIETEEERRLRKKREYEKQKQEEKRLLFLKQSQSTVLQKTQMLAGNARPNGSMTGSRMTDRRTTPFLGGDRIENRLKKPTTFICKMKFRNELPDPTTQPKLLAMNKDKDRFSRYKITSIEKMLKPKLYVEQDLGIPLDLLDMSIYNPHAVRLPLAHEDEELLREEEVVTPIKQEGIRRKERPTDKGVSWLVKTQYISPISTEAAKMSLSEKQAKEMRESREGRNLFLENLNNREKQIQAIEESFRAAKLPPVHQSKPGLEPVEILPLLPFFDKYEDQFVMVNFDGDPTADSEQYNKLDRSILDELESQAIMKSFIVNGSDPNNPDKFLAYMAPAPDELYKDKKTENEDTTYTWLREYHWDVRGEDTDDPTTYLVTFEEKDAHYLPLPTKLVLQKKAKEGRSVDEAEHFLAPSKVTVRNKSANTVAESNEYEEISGKNGKPDGVKRKGGASSMYDDDLEEERHKFTRTDDIDQLSGEEELYD, from the exons ATGTCTTCCTTCCGTCCGTACCCCCCTCTTCCACCTCCGGTAGGGGGGCCACCTCCAGTGCCCAACCAGAACCATCCCTTTCCCCCTACCCTCAACCCCCAGTTCCAGCCCTATCCATCCCAACCCCACGGGGGCTATCCCGCCTCCGGCGCCGACGCCTCCGGCTACGGCCGTATCCCGCCAGGCTCCGCTCCGCACCCTGGGTTCGCTGACCCATTCAATCTGCCGGCTAGCCAACAGCAGTATCCTTACGCCCCTTCCGTACCCCAGGCGCCTCCGCCTCCCTCGGGTGCTTACCCCCCTCCTCCGCCACCGCCACAGTCGCAACCTTCGATGTACTACCCTTCTTCACAGTACCCAATCCAGTATAACCCTCCTTCTCAGCCACCACCACCCCCTCCGTCAGCGTCTCCGCCGCCTCCACCATCGGTTCCGCCTCCCCCGTCTCCGCCGCCCCCTTCTCTGTCTAATCAGGTCCAATCTGCTCCTCCAGCCATTAACTTGCACCACCATATCGCCACAAAAGTTGCCCCGCCTTCCGGGCGCCAGCAGAAACCATCGCTCCCGCCTAAGCAGCAGAAGCCTCCTCCTGGACCGTCTGCCGGGAGGCCCACCTTCCAGTCCGGAGGTCCAAATGGAATCTCGGGAAGGATCGAgacggaggaggagaggagattGCGGAAGAAAAGAGAATATGAGAAACAAAAGCAGGAGGAGAAGAGGCTTCTTTTCTTGAAACAGTCACAGTCAACTGTGCTGCAAAAGACCCAAATGCTTGCAGGCAATGCACGGCCGAATGGCTCAATGACTGGTTCTCGCATGACAGATCGCCGGACAACTCCATTCTTGGGCGGGGATAGAATTGAAAACCGGCTTAAGAAGCCTACGACTTTCATCTGCAAGATGAA GTTTAGAAATGAGTTGCCAGATCCAACAACACAACCAAAACTATTAGCAATGAACAAGGATAAAGATCG ATTTAGCAGGTACAAAATTACATCCATAGAAAAGATGCTAAAGCCTAAACTCTATGTTGAACAAGATCTTGGGATacctcttgacctacttgatatGAGCATATACAA TCCACACGCTGTTCGTCTCCCCCTTGCccatgaagatgaagaactattGCGTGAGGAGGAGGTAGTAACTCCTATCAAACAAGAAGGTATAAGAAGGAAAGAGAGACCTACAGATAAAGGTGTTTCTTGGTTGGTTAAGACTCAATACATTTCTCCTATTAGCACGGAAGCAGCAAAAATG AGTCTTTCTGAGAAACAAGCAAAGGAGATGCGTGAATCAAGAGAAGGAAGAAATCTTTTCTTGGAGAATCTGAACAATAG GGAGAAACAAATTCAAGCTATCGAAGAATCATTCAGGGCAGCCAAACTACCTCCTGTTCATCAATCTAAACCTGGACTAGAACCTGTGGAGATTTTGCCTTTGTTACCATTTTTTGACAA ATATGAAGATCAGTTTGTTATGGTAAACTTTGATGGAGATCCAACAGCTGATTCAGAACAATATAACAAGTTAGACAGATCTattctcgatgagcttgagtcacag GCTATAATGAAGAGCTTTATTGTGAATGGCTCAGATCCAAACAACCCTGACAAATTCCTTGCCTACATGGCTCCTGCACCAGATGAG TTGTACAAGGACAAGAAAACTGAAAATGAAGATACAACATATACCTGGCTTCGGGAGTATCATTGGGAT GTAAGGGGTGAGGATACTGATGATCCAACAACTTACCTAGTTACATTCGAAGAGAAAGATGCCCACTATTTG CCTCTACCTACAAAGCTTGTTCTGCAAAAGAAGGCAAAAGAAGGAAGGTCAGTAGATGAAGCTGAGCATTTTCTAGCGCCATCAAAGGTTACCGTGAGGAATAAATCAGCTAACACAGTTGCAGAGTCGAATGAATATGAGGAGATATCAGGAAAAAAT GGAAAACCAGATGGTGTAAAGAGAAAGGGAGGAGCTTCTTCAATGTATGATGATGACCTCGAAGAGGAACGACATAAATTTACGAGGACGGATGACATAGATCAGTTAAGCGGAGAGGAAGAACTGTATGATTAA
- the LOC122052845 gene encoding protein PAF1 homolog isoform X1 yields MSSFRPYPPLPPPVGGPPPVPNQNHPFPPTLNPQFQPYPSQPHGGYPASGADASGYGRIPPGSAPHPGFADPFNLPASQQQYPYAPSVPQAPPPPSGAYPPPPPPPQSQPSMYYPSSQYPIQYNPPSQPPPPPPSASPPPPPSVPPPPSPPPPSLSNQVQSAPPAINLHHHIATKVAPPSGRQQKPSLPPKQQKPPPGPSAGRPTFQSGGPNGISGRIETEEERRLRKKREYEKQKQEEKRLLFLKQSQSTVLQKTQMLAGNARPNGSMTGSRMTDRRTTPFLGGDRIENRLKKPTTFICKMKFRNELPDPTTQPKLLAMNKDKDRFSRYKITSIEKMLKPKLYVEQDLGIPLDLLDMSIYNPHAVRLPLAHEDEELLREEEVVTPIKQEGIRRKERPTDKGVSWLVKTQYISPISTEAAKMSLSEKQAKEMRESREGRNLFLENLNNSREKQIQAIEESFRAAKLPPVHQSKPGLEPVEILPLLPFFDKYEDQFVMVNFDGDPTADSEQYNKLDRSILDELESQAIMKSFIVNGSDPNNPDKFLAYMAPAPDELYKDKKTENEDTTYTWLREYHWDVRGEDTDDPTTYLVTFEEKDAHYLPLPTKLVLQKKAKEGRSVDEAEHFLAPSKVTVRNKSANTVAESNEYEEISGKNGKPDGVKRKGGASSMYDDDLEEERHKFTRTDDIDQLSGEEELYD; encoded by the exons ATGTCTTCCTTCCGTCCGTACCCCCCTCTTCCACCTCCGGTAGGGGGGCCACCTCCAGTGCCCAACCAGAACCATCCCTTTCCCCCTACCCTCAACCCCCAGTTCCAGCCCTATCCATCCCAACCCCACGGGGGCTATCCCGCCTCCGGCGCCGACGCCTCCGGCTACGGCCGTATCCCGCCAGGCTCCGCTCCGCACCCTGGGTTCGCTGACCCATTCAATCTGCCGGCTAGCCAACAGCAGTATCCTTACGCCCCTTCCGTACCCCAGGCGCCTCCGCCTCCCTCGGGTGCTTACCCCCCTCCTCCGCCACCGCCACAGTCGCAACCTTCGATGTACTACCCTTCTTCACAGTACCCAATCCAGTATAACCCTCCTTCTCAGCCACCACCACCCCCTCCGTCAGCGTCTCCGCCGCCTCCACCATCGGTTCCGCCTCCCCCGTCTCCGCCGCCCCCTTCTCTGTCTAATCAGGTCCAATCTGCTCCTCCAGCCATTAACTTGCACCACCATATCGCCACAAAAGTTGCCCCGCCTTCCGGGCGCCAGCAGAAACCATCGCTCCCGCCTAAGCAGCAGAAGCCTCCTCCTGGACCGTCTGCCGGGAGGCCCACCTTCCAGTCCGGAGGTCCAAATGGAATCTCGGGAAGGATCGAgacggaggaggagaggagattGCGGAAGAAAAGAGAATATGAGAAACAAAAGCAGGAGGAGAAGAGGCTTCTTTTCTTGAAACAGTCACAGTCAACTGTGCTGCAAAAGACCCAAATGCTTGCAGGCAATGCACGGCCGAATGGCTCAATGACTGGTTCTCGCATGACAGATCGCCGGACAACTCCATTCTTGGGCGGGGATAGAATTGAAAACCGGCTTAAGAAGCCTACGACTTTCATCTGCAAGATGAA GTTTAGAAATGAGTTGCCAGATCCAACAACACAACCAAAACTATTAGCAATGAACAAGGATAAAGATCG ATTTAGCAGGTACAAAATTACATCCATAGAAAAGATGCTAAAGCCTAAACTCTATGTTGAACAAGATCTTGGGATacctcttgacctacttgatatGAGCATATACAA TCCACACGCTGTTCGTCTCCCCCTTGCccatgaagatgaagaactattGCGTGAGGAGGAGGTAGTAACTCCTATCAAACAAGAAGGTATAAGAAGGAAAGAGAGACCTACAGATAAAGGTGTTTCTTGGTTGGTTAAGACTCAATACATTTCTCCTATTAGCACGGAAGCAGCAAAAATG AGTCTTTCTGAGAAACAAGCAAAGGAGATGCGTGAATCAAGAGAAGGAAGAAATCTTTTCTTGGAGAATCTGAACAATAG CAGGGAGAAACAAATTCAAGCTATCGAAGAATCATTCAGGGCAGCCAAACTACCTCCTGTTCATCAATCTAAACCTGGACTAGAACCTGTGGAGATTTTGCCTTTGTTACCATTTTTTGACAA ATATGAAGATCAGTTTGTTATGGTAAACTTTGATGGAGATCCAACAGCTGATTCAGAACAATATAACAAGTTAGACAGATCTattctcgatgagcttgagtcacag GCTATAATGAAGAGCTTTATTGTGAATGGCTCAGATCCAAACAACCCTGACAAATTCCTTGCCTACATGGCTCCTGCACCAGATGAG TTGTACAAGGACAAGAAAACTGAAAATGAAGATACAACATATACCTGGCTTCGGGAGTATCATTGGGAT GTAAGGGGTGAGGATACTGATGATCCAACAACTTACCTAGTTACATTCGAAGAGAAAGATGCCCACTATTTG CCTCTACCTACAAAGCTTGTTCTGCAAAAGAAGGCAAAAGAAGGAAGGTCAGTAGATGAAGCTGAGCATTTTCTAGCGCCATCAAAGGTTACCGTGAGGAATAAATCAGCTAACACAGTTGCAGAGTCGAATGAATATGAGGAGATATCAGGAAAAAAT GGAAAACCAGATGGTGTAAAGAGAAAGGGAGGAGCTTCTTCAATGTATGATGATGACCTCGAAGAGGAACGACATAAATTTACGAGGACGGATGACATAGATCAGTTAAGCGGAGAGGAAGAACTGTATGATTAA